The stretch of DNA AACACCGCCATACTTCGCACCGTGCTTCACAGCAACGAGGGCGCGGTGGAGATTATTGATTTTGCCCCGCGGTATGAGTCGCGCGGGCGCGCCTATCGCCCCCAGACACTTGTCCGTCAGATCCGGCCACTATCGGGCACGCCGCGTATCCGGATCAAATTGCGCCCCGGGTTCGAATATGGCGCCGTCAATCCGGTTCTCACGTACGGCTCGAACCACATCCGCTTCGTGGGGCCCAGGTTCACGCTGCGACTGACGACCGACGCACCCATCGATTACGTGCTCAATACGACCGCCTTCAACCTGCATGAGCCGCTCAATCTCGTTCTAGGCCCTGATGAGACCTTGAACGATTCCGTTTCGAGTTTCGCAGGTTCAGAGTTTGAACAGACAGAACGCTATTGGCGAGGGTGGTCGCACCGGCTTGCCATTCCGTTTGAATGGCAGGAAGCGGTCATTCGCGCGGCCATTACCTTGAAGCTTTGTACTTACGAACCAACTGGAGCAATCGTCGCCGCCGTAACTACGTCCATCCCCGAGGCGCCTAACAGCGGGCGTAACTGGGACTACCGATTTTGCTGGATTCGTGATGCGTATTTCGTCGTGCGCGCGCTCAACAGTCTTTCCGCCGTTCGCACCATGGAGAACTATTTTCGCTGGCTTATGAACGTCGTCTCGACAGCGGATGGTGGGCATATCCAGCCTGTCTACGGCGTGGGGCTTGAGCGCAAGCTCACCGAACATCTGGTGCCATCGCTGCCTGGTTATCGCGGCATGGGACCAGTGCGGGCCGGCAACCAGGCATATGAGCATTTCCAGCACGACTCCTACGGCAACGTCGTGCTCGGCGCCGCCCAGGCTTTCCTCGATTGCAGACTTCTCAGCAAGCCGGGACCGGGGGAATTTGAACTTCTGGAGCGCACGGGGATGACGGCAATCCAGCTCTATGATCAGCCCGATGCGGGAATGTGGGAACTACGCTATTCGGCAAAGGTGCATACGACATCAAGCCTGATGTGTTGGGCAGCCTGCGACCGGCTAGCGCGTATCGCACGCCACTTGGGGCGTACCGATCGTGTTGCGTTCTGGCAGGAAAAGGCCGACGTGATCAAGGCGGCCATTCTGAAGCATGCCTGGTCGGACAAGCGCCAGTCGTTCGTGGATTCCTTCGGTGGCGACAAGCTCGACGCGGGCGTGTTGCTGATGGCAGAGGTCAACTTCATCGACGCGCGAGATCCCCGTTTCCTTGCCACGCTTGATGCAACCGAGAAGACCTTGGGCCGATCGGCCTTCATGATGCGCTATGAGGCGCCCGACGATTTCGGTCCCCCCGATACGGCGTTCAATATTTGCGCCTTCTGGCGTGTGACGGCACTTACGCGCGCAGGTCGCAAGGACGAGGCACGCGAATATTTCGAGGCCCTGCTATCCAACCGCAATCATCTCGGCCTGATGTCGGAGGATATTAAGCCTGAGACTGGAGAAGCTTGGGGTAACTTCCCGCAGACCTACTCGATGGTCGGCATCATCAACGCAGCACGGCTTTTGTCCTCCTCATGGGATGATGCCATATGACCGGCTGGCGGATCGTGTGCGACGCGGGCGGCACCAATCTGAGGTGCGCGCGTTCTCACGGACCGTCGCAGTTGAGCGATGCGCAGGTGATCGCCTCGGAGGAAAGAACAGGCATCGCCGATGTGTTGATGTCGTACGCATCTCGGTTTCCCGACGCGGAAAATCTACAAGGCGCAGCCATCGCGGCCGCCGGTCCCATAGAGGACGGCTGTGTGCGTCTGACCAATCGCGACATGGTCATTGACCGCGCGCATGTGAGCCGCGCGCTCGGTGGCAAACCAGTTGCACTGCTCAACGATCTCGAAGCGGCGGCCTTGGCGCTGCCCGCGCTCAAAGAGAGCGAGATGGATGGGCTCATAGCACGCGCAAATCCACTCAATGGGCCTCGCCTTGTCATCAATGTCGGTACCGGCTTCGGAGGGGCACTTCTGGTTCGAACGCGTGCGGGCTGGCATGCTGTTGCCTGTGAACCTGGACATATGACGTTAGCCCTGCCTGCTTCTGAGGCGGCGAATCTCAGCGATCCGGTTTCGGTCGAGGATGTGATTTCAGGCCTGACGCTCAGCGATAAAGTGCGTCGGCAGCGGCTATGGTCGTTCGCCGGAAAATTCCCTTCCACGCAGGTGGGCGATCTATTCGCGGTTTGCGAGACAGACGAGAGTGCAGATAGCTTCGTCCTCGCGTTCAGCAGGCTTCTTGGCCAAGTGTGCGGGGATCTCGTTTTGGCGTGCGGCGCGTGGGGCGGTGTGCACCTGTGCGGCAGCGTTGCTTCCGCCTGGTCGCGCGCTGGCGGCATCAGGGCCTTTCAAGGCGCCTTCGAGAGTAAGGGGCCGATGACGTCTCGCATGCAGCGAGTAGACGTAAATTTGATCACCGCGAAGACCCCGGTCCTGACAGGGCTTTGTCAGGTCCCATTGTGAAGCAAACGCCATTGCCAACGGGAGTACGCGTGGGGCTGACGAGACTTCATGCAACTCGGCGAGCTTTACGGCTCTCGGCGAAAGCGTGCAGCCGTCATGAAAACGCCGTCAAAAAGGATACGCATCGTGTTCCGGTCAGCACATCGCGATGTCGGCGGCTTCGACCCAAAAATCAGAGATCGCGAGAATTTCTGGCTCGGCCCCCCTGAGTGTTAAAAAGAACACATCAAAAGCAGGTACCGCTAACGTGACATTAACTATGCAACTTGAAACTTGATTGATGGCGTCGGAGGCTGGCATCAATCGGGAGGTGTTTCTTGTCAGTTTGGTTGAGTATGGCGGAAGTTAGGAATCGTCGTTGGAAGCTTGCCACGATTGTGGCGATTGCGGCCCTTGTGGGACTTGCCGCGCTGAGCGCCGACGCTAGTGCAAAGTCGGCCCGTTCCGCTGAGGAGGCGGTGGCGCCGCGCGACGCTGGCGAACCGATCATGGCGATCGTGTCCATCAAATCCCAACAGATCACGTTTTACGACGACAACGGTTGGATTTTGAAAGCGCCGGTATCAACTGGCGTCAAGGGCCGCGAAACGCCCGCCGGCGTCTTTGCCATCCTCCAGAAGAACGCCGACCACCGCTCGAACCTTTATGACGATGCCCGCATGCCGCATATGCAGCGCCTCACCTGGAACGGTATCGCGCTGCATGGCGGACCACTTCCGGGGTATGCCGCGTCCCACGGCTGCGTGCGAATGCCATACGGTTTCGCCGAGGCTCTGTTCGACAGGACGCGGATAGGAATGCGGGTAATTATTTCCCCCAACGACTCTGAACCCGTCGAGTTTTCCCACCCGGCACTTCTGGTGCCGAATGCTGAGGCCCTCGCTGCTGCGCCGGAGCGTGCCGAGAGGCTCGGGCTCGAGGCTGCCGAGGCAGCCAAGGCCGCCGACGTTTCAAAGAAATCTGCTGCGAAAGCGGCACGCGATGCGGCAAAGGCCAAGGCGGCGTTGAGCAAGTTGGAACGCAACAAGTCTGCGGCGGACGCCGAGCTCGCGCGCGCCGAAAAGGCCCTTGCCGTCGCAAAAAGCGACCAAGCCAAGATGCGTGCCGAGGAGCGCAAGCTCAAAGCCGCCACCAAGGCCGCCGACGCGACGGCGAAACTCGATGCAGCAAAATCCGATGTGCAGTCTAAGCTCGAAGCCGCGGCCCAAGCACAGGCCGCCGCCAAGGAGGCGGCGAACAGGAAGCCCGAAATCGAGAAAGCGTCAACAGAGGCAAAGCTCGCGCTTGAGCCGGTCTCGATCTACATCAGCCGTGCAACTCAAAAGCTTTATGTGCGGCGGAACACGCGCAAGCCGTGGCCGGACGGAGGCGATGTCTACGACGCGACGATTGAGGTCCCTGTCACGATCCGCGATGCCGATATGCCGATCGGCACCCATGTGTTCACGGCGATGGCGGCCGAAGGCGCGGGGCTTCGCTGGACTGCAGTCTCGATTGATGACGGCGATGACGCTAGGCACGCGCTCGACCGCATCGCCATCCCTAAAGACGTGCTGGACCGCATAGGACCGACCGCTCTGCCGCGATCCTCGATCATCATCTCGGACGAGCCTCTGAGCCGCGAGACGAACTATCGGACCGAGTTTGTTGCCGTGCTGAATAATCAGCCCCAGGGAGGCTTCAAGACACGTCGGCCGACGCCCCCCGCTCCTCCTGTCAGCAGGCCTTGGGATGGCGGCGGTGGCTTCTTCAGCTTCTTCGATCAGCCGCGCCCTCCGTCCGACAACCGCCGTCGTCGAACCAGACAGGTGCAGTCAGACTGGTTCTGGTAGAGCCAGCGCGCTGCGCTTGGCTGCTATCGCGGACTTCATCGGCGATGCGGTTCCAGACCCGCTTCGGCTTTGACTTGCGGTCTTCGAGTGCATCGAAGCCGCCGCTCGCATAGCGATCGAGCCAAGCGTAGAAGGTCGTCTTGGGAATGCCGATCTTGTCGAGGGTTCGTCTGACCGGCAGGTGCGAGGCCTCGACGGTCCTGATGATCTCAAGCTTCTCGGATGCGGGATACCTCATTCGGCATCCTCCCCATCCGCGATCACGCTTTTTTTGAGCAGGCGGTTCTCGAGAGTGACCTCGGCCAAGGCCTCTTTGAGCTGACGCGCCTCGGTTCGGAGCATCTTGACCTCATCGGAGGTTGCCTCCCGGGCGGTATCGCCGGTGAGCCGCTTCTTGCCGGCTTCGAGGAACTCCTTCGACCAGCGATAATAGAGGTTCTGGGCAATACCTTCCTTGCGGCAGAGTTCGGCGATGCTGTCCTCGCCCCTCAGGCCTTCAAGGACGATGCGGATCTTCTCCTCGGCCTAGAACTGCCTCCGGGTCGCTCGCCGGATATCCCTGACCGTTTCCTCCGCGTTCTGCGGAGCCTGCTGCTTGCCATGTTGTCTCATCGGGTCCCTCTCTGGGGTTACGATGAGCCGCAAAATCTCTCTTATGCAATCAGCTCATTCTGTCCGGTAGGTCCTGACGGCGAACACTGAGCGAGTGCAACATCGCCCCGTTACTGTGTGAGTGACTTCGGTCAGTTCCTGACGTTTCGAGCTTGAACACGACTTGGAGCCGGAAGTGCCGTAGCGACCGCCGCTGATAAGTCGTGCCAGGGCATGCGATCGTCAGCCACTCTACTTAATGAAGTGCCGCTTCAGACACCGGCCTTAGTCAGTACAGGACCGTCAATCCCCGATCCGCTTGGCGGCCGTCCCAAAATTACCGAGCTTGTAGACGGTGAGCTTGTCGACGCCGAACTCGAAAGGCTCAAATGGTTCTTTCTCTCGTGCCTGGACCCACTCAAGGGGAGCGGTTCCCGTCGTTACGTGCGGGTTAAACTTCTTGCCCGCCTGGCTCTCCGGAAATGACTCGACATACTTAAAGAGGACGGGGTCGAATGGCGTCCCAGTGGGGTCGGGTACAAAGGCTTCCTGGCCACCTCCCGACTTGCGGAACGGAGCCATTGCTTGGATCACCTTTGCCTGTAGAGCTACGATCTCGCTCGACGGCTCGATTGTGATCCCCTGAAGTCCAATCTTCCCGCTCGGTATGTGGTAAAGCCCGTTTGCGGTCAGCTTCAACTTGCTGAGGTCTTCTGACGCTGCAAGTGACTTAATCGTTGCCAGCGATGCATCGAGGTCCTTTTCGGCGACGTATTGTTGCAACAGCGTTATGTGAGGCCGATGCGTCTCATCAAGCGCGAAGCCTTCTGGCATCTGTTCGCGCAGACGTTTGTTCCAATCCTCCGCCGCAGCCAGCATTTTTTGGTCGGGCTCAAGGAGAACGTCTATCGCGACGAGCTTATCCTGAGCGATTGCTGGATGCGCCAGAGACACTAGCGCTGCAAGGGCGGCCCCTTTAAAAATGGCTTTCATACTAGCGTTTCCAAATTGCACGGATGGAACAAGCTGAATTGTTATCAGCAGACCTTCTGCGGCGGTTCACGATAGCCGCCATCAAGGTGGTCATCAACGCCAATTGCCGCAGTTGGCCCACCTCGCCGACCAGAACGGAGACGGACCCGAGGGGTAAGCTGCCATTGATGCTGAACGGCCCTCAAGGTGAACGTGTTGCTGTGCACAACGTGATCAGCTGCACGCCCTGCAAATTTGCATCGTGAGTGTTGAGCCTCGGCACTGAGTCAGCTGTGGGTCAGACTCTGCCGTCCGAGCTATGTTTGCGTGACGACTGCTCTACCCTTAGCAGCAGAACTGACGCGCCTGTTTGACAGCTAAACCCTCACGAGCAGACGCACGGACTAAATGGCCAAACGACCGAGATGGGCCAAAAATCAGACATCGATGGCAACGGTTTCTTCAGCTTCTTCCATCAGCCGAGCCCCCACGTCCAACAACCGCCATCAGCGCGGCCATACCAAGCAGGTGGAATCGGACCAGTTCTGATAAAGGCAGAACGCCGACGATTGGCTTCCCGGCTGCATCGCGGTGATGTTCTCCGTAGGGTGCAGGATTGCAACTTTCGTGATGCTGTTGCCACGAGGTGGCCGCGTCATCCATCGCGACACTTTGGTGCTTCCCATGTGCTTCCCAGCCCTATGCTGAAAGCAGGTGCTCGATTGAAGCGATTGACTAGGGCGTTGATTTCCGCATTGGAGATGGTGGGCGGTACAGGGATTGAACCTGTGACCCCACGCGTGTGAAGCGTGTGCTCTACCGCTGAGCTAACCGCCCGTCATCGGGACGCCCTTATGGGAGGGCGCGCGGCGGGCTGTCAAGTCTGCTCGGGTGTCACATCGCCCTGGCAGCGCCGTGGAGGGCTAACGGTCTGTTGGACACAAAGCACTTGTCCCGGTGGGGAGAGCTGGCCCGCAAGTCGGGTTCGGCGGGCTGCATAAGGTCCGTTGGATCAGGCCCTTTGAATGAGAAAGTGGAAGGTGCCCTCTTGCTCGCGCGTGCCGATCAGGGTGTGGCCCGTGGCCTTGCAAAATGCCACGAAATCCCTCGGGGCCGCCGGATCCGTCGCCAGAATTTCAAGCACCATTCCTTGGGCCATGTCCGCCAGGGCTTTCTTGGCTTTCAATATCGGAATTGGGCAGGTCAGCCCTGATGTATCGAGAGTGCGGTCGGCCACTGTGTGCTCTTCATCCCCAGGTCATTGGCGCTTGCGCGTCATCATGAGTAAGCGAAGGAGCCAACGCTCTCAACCCCTTATGATCTTATAGGGTGCTGCGTGCTACCTGGGGCGGGTTGCGCGGGCCGGGCTCAAGTGCAACGGTCGGTGGAATGGCGCGATTCTGGCCCCTTCGCCGCTCGTTGCGGCGAACCCTATGGGCTAAAAGTCGTGCCCGTCGCCGTGGAGGATGACGCTTAAGCGCAGGTTGTCTTGCATTTTTTGAAGACTACCGATCCATGCCCTGAGGTGACGCAAGAAAAGGTGGGTAGCGAGGGGCTTTCGCCGGACGCCGGCTGAAGCACCTGTCGAAACGATGCCTCGGTCGGGGCTACAGCGGGGGTGGGGCCAGAAGCCGAAATGGAGATGCCGCAGCATCCGAAGGAGGAGCGCCGCTCCTTTTTGTTGTCTTTCGGCATCGACAAGCTCGGGCTTGTGGCGCTGAAGGCGCCCTACGTCTCTGCGATCCTAATTCTGATGCTCACGGTGCTGGCAGTGCTCGGCGTGATGCGGCTCAAGGTAGATGACAGCCTTTCGGAGCTGTTTCGCACCAACACGGAAGAATTCCGTCGCTACGAGGAAATCGACCATCGTTTCCCTTCCAGCGAGTACGACGTGCTTGTCGTTGTGGAAGGCAAGAACCTTCTGACCCGCGAAGGGCTTGAGACGTTTTCGAACGCAACCATGGAGCTGCAACTCGTTGACGGTGTCGGCGGGCTGGTCTCGATGCTGTCTGCACGCGACAAACCTGATGAGACAGGTTATGCGCCGCCGATCGTGCCTGACGAATTGCCGGAGGGAGAGGGTTTCGACAGGATCGTTTCGCAGCTGAGGGGCAACGACATCGTCAAGGGCAAGTTTTTGTCCGATGACGGCCAGCTTGCGCTCATTGTACTAGCGCTCGATCGAAAGGTCGTGACCGAGCAGACGCCGAAGGTGGTGATCGGCAACATTAAAGAGGCGGCCGAGAGGGAATTGGGCACCGCCGGTCTGTCCGCCAAACTGACCGGCGCGCCGGTGATGCAGCTTGAGATCCGCAACGCGGTGGAGCGCGACCGGCTCGTCTACAACGGGCTGGGCTTTTTGGCCGGCTTCGTCATGGCGTACCTGTTCTTCAGGCGTCTGTCGCTCACGATCATCGCAGTTCTCGGACCTACAATCGCTATCCTTTGGACGTTGGGTGTTCTTGGCGGATTGGACTTCCGCCTCAACCTATTCATCAACGTCATCACACCCTTGATCCTAGTCTCGGGCTTTTCCGATTCCATGCATCTGGTGTTCGCAATACGGCGTGAGATCATGGCCGGAACCGACAGGCTCGAAGCGGCGCGTATGGCCGTGCGCGAAGTGGCGCCCGCTTGCTTGCTGACTGCCATGAACGCTGCACTGGCGCTTGCATCGTTCTCGTTGGCGGAATCCGCGCTGATCCGCACCTTCGGCCTCGCGTCGCTGCTGGCAATTGCCATATCCTACATTGCAGTCGCCGTCGTCGTGCCGACACTCGCAGCCTTGCTGATCGCCAAGGAGACCGGTCCCCCGATCGAACATCCGGAAGATACCGGCGGCGGCATCGGCTGGCTTTATCGAATTACGACCGCCATCGTGGGACACGTCATTCGCTATCCCATCGTCTACACGCTGGCCGGTCTCATTGCTGTCGTGTCAACGGGGTGGGCCTACTCGCAGCTGGTGCCGATGTATCGCCTCGCCGATCAGGTTCCCGACAAGGAACAGGCGCTGGACGCCACGGGTCGCCTCGATCAGAAACTGACGGGAGCCAATCCTGTCCACGTCATGATCAGTTGGGGCAACGAGACCGGTAAGGGCACTGCGAAGGCCAATCTTTACGATCAGCAGACGCTCGCGGTCATTGCCGATGCGCACGCGGTCGTCGAAGAGAAAGCCGGACTTGGCAATACGTGGTCGCTCGACAGCCTGCGGCGCTGGCTGCGCGATGCGGGCGACGACAGCATCGAGACCGTGAAGAGATACGTGGGCTTGCTTCCTAAGCATCTTGTGCGGCGGTTCATATCGGTGGAGGAGAACGCGGTTCTGGTGACGGCGCGTCTGCCCGATGTCGATGCCAGTCAGATCCTCCCCGTGGTCGAA from Hyphomicrobiaceae bacterium encodes:
- a CDS encoding glycoside hydrolase family 15 protein, which codes for MNTLDLGLVGNCNVAALIDKRANIVWYCLPRIDGDPVFHSLLGCSPERHGDGTFSIEVDGFTQSDQAYIENTAILRTVLHSNEGAVEIIDFAPRYESRGRAYRPQTLVRQIRPLSGTPRIRIKLRPGFEYGAVNPVLTYGSNHIRFVGPRFTLRLTTDAPIDYVLNTTAFNLHEPLNLVLGPDETLNDSVSSFAGSEFEQTERYWRGWSHRLAIPFEWQEAVIRAAITLKLCTYEPTGAIVAAVTTSIPEAPNSGRNWDYRFCWIRDAYFVVRALNSLSAVRTMENYFRWLMNVVSTADGGHIQPVYGVGLERKLTEHLVPSLPGYRGMGPVRAGNQAYEHFQHDSYGNVVLGAAQAFLDCRLLSKPGPGEFELLERTGMTAIQLYDQPDAGMWELRYSAKVHTTSSLMCWAACDRLARIARHLGRTDRVAFWQEKADVIKAAILKHAWSDKRQSFVDSFGGDKLDAGVLLMAEVNFIDARDPRFLATLDATEKTLGRSAFMMRYEAPDDFGPPDTAFNICAFWRVTALTRAGRKDEAREYFEALLSNRNHLGLMSEDIKPETGEAWGNFPQTYSMVGIINAARLLSSSWDDAI
- a CDS encoding MMPL family transporter; translation: MPQHPKEERRSFLLSFGIDKLGLVALKAPYVSAILILMLTVLAVLGVMRLKVDDSLSELFRTNTEEFRRYEEIDHRFPSSEYDVLVVVEGKNLLTREGLETFSNATMELQLVDGVGGLVSMLSARDKPDETGYAPPIVPDELPEGEGFDRIVSQLRGNDIVKGKFLSDDGQLALIVLALDRKVVTEQTPKVVIGNIKEAAERELGTAGLSAKLTGAPVMQLEIRNAVERDRLVYNGLGFLAGFVMAYLFFRRLSLTIIAVLGPTIAILWTLGVLGGLDFRLNLFINVITPLILVSGFSDSMHLVFAIRREIMAGTDRLEAARMAVREVAPACLLTAMNAALALASFSLAESALIRTFGLASLLAIAISYIAVAVVVPTLAALLIAKETGPPIEHPEDTGGGIGWLYRITTAIVGHVIRYPIVYTLAGLIAVVSTGWAYSQLVPMYRLADQVPDKEQALDATGRLDQKLTGANPVHVMISWGNETGKGTAKANLYDQQTLAVIADAHAVVEEKAGLGNTWSLDSLRRWLRDAGDDSIETVKRYVGLLPKHLVRRFISVEENAVLVTARLPDVDASQILPVVENLDHQLEKVRTAHPGYDIIVTGLPAIAARNSARLIDELNWGLVGDMFVIFIFLGFVLRSVLPGVTSVLPSLFPIFATGSLLWLAGEGLQFASIIAITVAFALAIDSTIHFLNRFRLEEDRLGGGSGSEVEALRHTVHHIGPAVVLTTIVLALGLGVTMLSDLPSLRRFGQLTAVCLGSSLIGQLVILPASIALYRRYFPRSPDRVRR
- a CDS encoding sulfurtransferase TusA family protein, with amino-acid sequence MADRTLDTSGLTCPIPILKAKKALADMAQGMVLEILATDPAAPRDFVAFCKATGHTLIGTREQEGTFHFLIQRA
- a CDS encoding ROK family protein — translated: MTGWRIVCDAGGTNLRCARSHGPSQLSDAQVIASEERTGIADVLMSYASRFPDAENLQGAAIAAAGPIEDGCVRLTNRDMVIDRAHVSRALGGKPVALLNDLEAAALALPALKESEMDGLIARANPLNGPRLVINVGTGFGGALLVRTRAGWHAVACEPGHMTLALPASEAANLSDPVSVEDVISGLTLSDKVRRQRLWSFAGKFPSTQVGDLFAVCETDESADSFVLAFSRLLGQVCGDLVLACGAWGGVHLCGSVASAWSRAGGIRAFQGAFESKGPMTSRMQRVDVNLITAKTPVLTGLCQVPL
- a CDS encoding L,D-transpeptidase, giving the protein MAEVRNRRWKLATIVAIAALVGLAALSADASAKSARSAEEAVAPRDAGEPIMAIVSIKSQQITFYDDNGWILKAPVSTGVKGRETPAGVFAILQKNADHRSNLYDDARMPHMQRLTWNGIALHGGPLPGYAASHGCVRMPYGFAEALFDRTRIGMRVIISPNDSEPVEFSHPALLVPNAEALAAAPERAERLGLEAAEAAKAADVSKKSAAKAARDAAKAKAALSKLERNKSAADAELARAEKALAVAKSDQAKMRAEERKLKAATKAADATAKLDAAKSDVQSKLEAAAQAQAAAKEAANRKPEIEKASTEAKLALEPVSIYISRATQKLYVRRNTRKPWPDGGDVYDATIEVPVTIRDADMPIGTHVFTAMAAEGAGLRWTAVSIDDGDDARHALDRIAIPKDVLDRIGPTALPRSSIIISDEPLSRETNYRTEFVAVLNNQPQGGFKTRRPTPPAPPVSRPWDGGGGFFSFFDQPRPPSDNRRRRTRQVQSDWFW
- a CDS encoding 2'-5' RNA ligase family protein, which encodes MKAIFKGAALAALVSLAHPAIAQDKLVAIDVLLEPDQKMLAAAEDWNKRLREQMPEGFALDETHRPHITLLQQYVAEKDLDASLATIKSLAASEDLSKLKLTANGLYHIPSGKIGLQGITIEPSSEIVALQAKVIQAMAPFRKSGGGQEAFVPDPTGTPFDPVLFKYVESFPESQAGKKFNPHVTTGTAPLEWVQAREKEPFEPFEFGVDKLTVYKLGNFGTAAKRIGD